Sequence from the Ectothiorhodospira sp. BSL-9 genome:
GGGAGGTGGACACCCGCACATCGAATGCCATACGCCAGCTGAAGGCCGAGGAGATCCAGCCCGGCCATGCCTGCGGCTACGTGCCGGTGCAGGGGTTGCTGATCAATGCACGACGGCACGGGCTCAGGGGCGAGACGCTGGATCTGCGCAGCTCGGGGGATACGGCCGGGCCCCGCGAGCAGGTGGTGGGCTACGGTGCCTATGCCTTCAGTTGATCTGGACGCGATGGAGCACCGCCTGCTGTTCCAAGTGGCCCGCCGTGCCCTGGGGGGCGCGCAGCCGGAAGACTGCACGCCCCGCGAGACGCTTTCGGAACGCCTGGTAGCACCGGCGGCCACCTTCGTCACCCTGCATCATCAGGCCGCCCTGCGGGGTTGCATCGGCAGCCTGGAGGCGCAGCGCCCCCTGGTGGAAGATGTGGCCCACAACGCCTGGGCGGCGGCCTTTCGTGACCCCCGGTTTCCGCCCTTGCCCGCCTCCCAGGCCGATGAGATCCATCTATCCATCTCCATCCTCGGGCCTGCCGAGCTGCTGCAGGTGGAAGGTGAGGCCGAACTGCTGCAGACCTTGCGCCCTGGCGT
This genomic interval carries:
- the amrA gene encoding AmmeMemoRadiSam system protein A — its product is MPSVDLDAMEHRLLFQVARRALGGAQPEDCTPRETLSERLVAPAATFVTLHHQAALRGCIGSLEAQRPLVEDVAHNAWAAAFRDPRFPPLPASQADEIHLSISILGPAELLQVEGEAELLQTLRPGVDGVILHDGPHRSTFLPAVWEQLPDPVTFMAALRQKAGLPQRHWSNSLRLWRYTVAVLEEPANA